One Spinacia oleracea cultivar Varoflay chromosome 4, BTI_SOV_V1, whole genome shotgun sequence DNA segment encodes these proteins:
- the LOC130471370 gene encoding uncharacterized protein, translating into MTSSGNIPIDGTRNDNDVNDGNGNHKSALALKGMQERIEELRKDLIFGDTPGETSDNRMDLMRLIMSELLQGNCQKPRSEQEECSNMFKKFASHKPPTYDGEPDPTEFEEWISDMEKLFDATQCPEKWKVNYAVFYLKGQANLWWKSVKGIQNEPGFGWEKLTEAMREQFYPYSLQLQMESEFIELSQGKKNVLEYAVKFNELARFAPDLVTTDRQRMNRFEGGLNIEIRDRLSSSRISTFQELYDRAINVERIIKLREETYGKRKGSFEENQPNNKKQNVNVSYQGGNNGNQNFNKNRGCAKCGRWNHTEKECRIGTRDCFKCGSKDHKIRDCPQIHREQGDRRNDENKGNGGTTNFNRNPPRGPTSNGRVFLMQGKDDDANDNDDFASME; encoded by the coding sequence ATGACTTCAAGCGGAAATATTCCTATTGACGGCACTAGAAACGATAACGATGTTAACGATGGCAATGGTAATCACAAATCTGCATTAGCGCTGAAAGGAATGcaagaaagaattgaagaattgcGCAAGGATCTCATTTTCGGTGACACCCCAGGAGAAACGAGTGATAATCGAATGGACTTAATGAGATTGATAATGTCGGAACTTCTGCAAGGAAATTGTCAGAAGCCAAGGTCAGAGCAAGAAGAATGCTCCAACATGTTCAAGAAGTTCGCTTCTCATAAACCCCCTACTTATGATGGCGAGCCAGACCCTACTGAGTTTGAGGAATGGATTAGCGATATGGAGAAGTTATTTGATGCAACTCAATGCCCCGAGAAATGGAAGGTCAACTACGCCGTCTTTTACTTGAAAGGACAAGCCAACCTGTGGTGGAAAAGTGTTAAAGGAATCCAAAATGAGCCTGGTTTTGGTTGGGAAAAACTGACCGAAGCTATGCGGGAACAATTTTATCCCTATTCTCTGCAACTGCAAATGGAATCGGAATTTATCGAATTGAGTCAAGGAAAGAAGAATGTTCTGGAATATGCAGTGAAATTCAATGAGCTTGCTCGATTTGCCCCTGACCTGGTGACTACTGATAGGCAAAGGATGAATCGATTTGAAGGAGGATTAAACATTGAGATCCGTGATCGTCTCTCGAGTTCTAGAATTTCCACATTCCAAGAGTTGTATGATCGAGCAATTAACGTCGAAAGAATTATCAAGCTTCGAGAAGAAACATATGGAAAACGAAAAGGGAGCTTCGAAGAAAATCAACCGAACAATAAGAAACAAAATGTCAATGTCAGCTATCAAGGAGGGAATAACGGAAACCAAAACTTCAACAAGAATCGTGGATGCGCTAAGTGTGGAAGATGGAACCATACTGAGAAAGAATGTCGAATTGGTACGCGagattgcttcaaatgtggtagCAAAGATCACAAAATCAGAGATTGTCCTCAAATACATCGAGAGCAAGGTGATAGGAGAAACGATGAAAACAAAGGAAATGGTGGCACTACAAATTTCAACCGTAATCCCCCACGTGGACCAACTTCGAATGGAAGAGTGTTTTTAATGCAGGGAAAAGACGATGATGCAAATGACAATGACGACTTCGCTAGTATGGAATGA